The Mustela lutreola isolate mMusLut2 chromosome 3, mMusLut2.pri, whole genome shotgun sequence genome includes a region encoding these proteins:
- the ALS2 gene encoding alsin isoform X5, giving the protein MDSKKRSSTEAEGSKERGLVHVWQAGSNSVAPERLPGWGGKAVLQAALGVKHGVLLTEDGEVYSFGTLPWRSEPAEICPNSPILENALVGQYVVTVASGSFHSGAVTESGVVYMWGENSAGQCAVANQQYVPEPNPVSISDSETSSLVAVRILQLACGEEHTLALSISREIWAWGTGCQLGLITTAFPVTKPQKVEHLAGRVVLQVACGAFHSLALVQCLPSQELKPVPERCNQCSQLLITMTDKEDHVIISDSHCCPLGVTLSESQAENQVSTAISPCTETLDSQGEVFENTLGGKEPPVATDTNVGNVQTTGGDAISSQQDVVETTEISSARNVPSYPDTQAVNEYMAKLSDRSVRENSENGEKPVPSQPLVEEAVPNLHSPPTTSTSALNSLVVSCASAVGVRVAATYEAGALSLKKVMNFYSMAPCEPGTQAGSSSIGPEGLKDSREEQVKQESMQGKKSSSLVDIREEESEGGSRRLSLPGLLSQVSPRLLRKAARVKTRTVVLTPTYSGEADALLPSLRTEVWTWGKGKEGQLGHGDVLPRLQPLCVKCLDGKEVIYLEAGGYHSLALTAKSQVYSWGSNTFGQLGHYDFPTTVPRLAKVNSENGVWSVAAGQDYSLFLVDTEDFQPGLYYSGRQDPAEGDNLPENHSGTKTPVLLSCSKLGYISRVTAGKDRYLALVDKNVMGYIASLHELATTERRFYSKLSDIKSQILRPLLSLENLGTASTVQLLQEVASRFSKLCYLIGQHGASLSNFLHGIKEARSLVILKHASLFLDSYTEQVSSPVSCSISAGLFCQGEQLLNQKRLD; this is encoded by the exons ATGGACTCAAAGAAGAGAAG CTCAACAGAAGCAGAAGGATCCAAAGAAAGAGGCCTGGTCCACGTGTGGCAGGCAGGATCCAATTCTGTAGCACCAGAGAGACTGCCAGGCTGGGGAGGAAAGGCTGTTCTTCAAGCAGCCCTTGGAGTGAAGCATGGAGTTCTTCTGACTGAAG atgGTGAGGTCTACAGCTTTGGGACGCTTCCCTGGAGAAGTGAACCAGCAGAGATTTGTCCGAATAGCCCCATTCTAGAAAATGCCCTGGTTGGGCAATATGTTGTTACCGTGGCATCAGGGAGTTTCCACAGTGGAGCAGTGACGGAAAGTGGCGTAGTGTACATGTGGGGGGAGAACTCTGCAGGCCAGTGTGCAGTAGCTAACCAGCAGTATGTTCCAGAACCGAATCCTGTCAGCATTTCTGACTCTGAGACCAGTTCTTTGGTTGCGGTCAGGATTTTGCAGTTGGCGTGTGGTGAGGAGCACACACTGGCGTTGTCGATAAGCAGAGAGATTTGGGCATGGGGTACTGGTTGTCAGTTGGGTCTCATTACCACCGCCTTCCCGGTGACAAAGCCACAAAAGGTGGAACATCTTGCCGGCCGAGTCGTGCTACAAGTTGCCTGTGGCGCCTTCCACAGCTTGGCCCTTGTGCAGTGCCTCCCTTCCCAGGAGCTGAAGCCAGTCCCAGAAAGATGCAACCAGTGCAGCCAACTCCTGATTACTATGACCGACAAAGAAGACCATGTGATTATATCAGACAGTCACTGCTGCCCCTTAGGGGTGACACTGTCAGAATCCCAGGCAGAAAACCAGGTCAGCACTGCCATCAGCCCCTGCACTGAAACCCTGGACAGTCAGGGAGAAGTGTTCGAGAACACGCTGGGAGGAAAGGAGCCGCCTGTTGCTACTGACACGAACGTTGGAAATGTTCAGACCACGGGTGGTGATGCCATTTCCTCCCAACAAGATGTCGTGGAAACAACTGAAATTTCTTCGGCCAGAAATGTACCGTCATACCCTGATACTCAGGCAGTGAATGAGTACATGGCAAAACTCTCAGATCGCTCAGTAAGAGAGAACTCAGAGAACGGCGAAAAGCCAGTGCCATCTCAG cCTCTTGTAGAAGAAGCAGTTCCTAATCTTCACAGCCCACCAACCACAAGCACCTCAGCCCTAAACAGCCTAGTAGTCTCTTGTGCATCTGCTGTTGGTGTGAGAGTGGCTGCTACATACGAAGCTGGGGCCTTGTCTCTTAAGAAAGTTATGAACTTTTATAGTATGGCCCCTTGTGAACCTGGAACTCAGGCAGGCAGTAGTTCCATAGGCCCAGAAGGTCTGAAAGATAGCAGAGAAGAACAGGTTAAACAGGAATCCATGCAAGGAAAGAAGAGTTCAAGTCTTGTGGATATCCGAGAAGAGGAATCAGAGGGAGGCAGCCGGAGACTCTCCCTCCCTGGCTTGTTGTCTCAAG tttcccCCAGGCTCTTAAGAAAAGCTGCCCGGGTGAAAACACGGACAGTGGTTCTGACTCCTACATACAGTGGAGAAGCAGATGCACTTCTGCCTTCTCTGAGGACAGAGGTGTGGAcctgggggaaagggaaggaaggacagcTGGGACATGGTGATGTTCTGCCTCG gCTTCAACCACTGTGTGTAAAATGTCTGGATGGTAAAGAAGTAATCTATCTGGAGGCAGGTGGTTACCATTCTCTTGCACTTACTGCGAAATCCCAG GTTTACTCCTGGGGAAGCAATACCTTTGGTCAGCTTGGGCATTATGATTTTCCAACAACAGTTCCTCGTCTTGCAAAG GTGAACAGTGAAAATGGAGTTTGGAGCGTAGCCGCAGGCCAGGATTATTCCCTGTTTTTAGTGGATACAGAAGACTTCCAGCCTGGGTTATATTACAGTGGCCGACAGGACCCTGCAGAAGGTGACAACCTTCCAGAGAATCACAGTGGTACTAAGACTCCAGTACTTCTCTCCTGTAGTAAG CTCGGATATATAAGCAGAGTGACAGCAGGGAAAGATCGCTATCTAGCTTTGGTGGACAAAAATGTTATGGGATATATTGCCAGTCTCCATGAGTTGGCTACTACGGAAAGACGATTCTATTCAAAACTAAGTGACATCAAATCGCAGATTCTCAGGCCTCTTCTCAGTTTAG AAAATTTGGGCACCGCAAGCACAGTCCAGCTGTTGCAGGAGGTGGCAAGCCGTTTCAGCAAGCTGTGTTACCTGATCGGTCAGCACGGAGCCTCACTGAGCAACTTCCTCCATGGGATAAAGGAAGCCCGGAGTTTGGTCATTCTGAAGCATGCAAGTCTCTTCTTGGATAGTTATACAGAGCAAGTATCCAGTCCCGTGTCATGTTCAATCTCTGCAGGGTTATTCTGCCAAGGAGAACAGCTCCTTAATCAGAAGAGACTAGATTAG